A genome region from Labilibaculum antarcticum includes the following:
- a CDS encoding zinc-dependent alcohol dehydrogenase → MKATVYAGNKTFSVVEKEIEAPVAGDVRIKVAYCGVCGTDVHIYHGMMDKRVQIPQIIGHEMSGIIDAVGDGVTDFKVGDKITVRPLDNRGEVDSDKGYSHIAKKLKFIGIDSPGAMQQYWNVPAFTLHKLKESTDLKLAALIEPLSVACHDVRRGGLKAGETAVVSGGGPIGLLVALVARSKGANVIISEVNDIRVKMAEGMGFDVVNPMKNNLVEYVDKKTNGALADVVFEVAGVQASLDITTEVVGIRGRIVLVAIYGEAKPVNLFKFFWKELTLIGARVYEKEDYEESIQLITENKYPFERIITDTKPLDQIQQLFESIDTTPEGMKFLVDCQ, encoded by the coding sequence ATGAAAGCAACAGTATACGCAGGAAATAAAACTTTCTCGGTAGTTGAAAAAGAAATAGAAGCACCAGTAGCTGGTGATGTTAGAATCAAAGTAGCCTATTGTGGCGTTTGCGGAACAGATGTTCACATTTATCACGGTATGATGGACAAACGAGTTCAGATTCCACAAATCATTGGACACGAAATGTCGGGTATTATCGATGCTGTTGGTGATGGGGTAACCGATTTTAAAGTTGGTGATAAAATTACAGTTCGTCCTTTGGATAATCGCGGGGAAGTTGATTCAGATAAAGGGTATAGCCATATCGCTAAAAAGCTGAAATTTATCGGTATTGATAGTCCTGGAGCTATGCAACAGTATTGGAATGTTCCTGCATTTACATTGCACAAATTGAAGGAATCAACAGATTTAAAACTGGCGGCCTTAATTGAGCCTCTTTCTGTTGCTTGTCATGATGTGCGCAGAGGTGGATTAAAAGCAGGAGAAACAGCTGTTGTTTCGGGTGGCGGACCCATTGGTTTATTAGTGGCCTTGGTTGCTAGAAGTAAAGGAGCCAATGTAATTATTTCTGAAGTTAATGATATTCGTGTCAAAATGGCTGAAGGAATGGGATTTGATGTAGTAAATCCAATGAAAAACAATCTGGTAGAGTATGTTGATAAAAAGACTAACGGAGCTTTGGCTGATGTTGTGTTTGAAGTTGCAGGGGTACAAGCATCATTGGATATAACAACTGAGGTTGTAGGTATTCGAGGACGTATTGTATTGGTTGCGATCTACGGCGAGGCCAAGCCAGTGAATTTGTTTAAATTTTTCTGGAAGGAATTAACATTAATCGGAGCTCGTGTATATGAAAAAGAGGACTACGAAGAGTCAATCCAATTAATTACCGAGAACAAATATCCTTTTGAAAGAATTATTACTGATACAAAACCATTGGATCAAATCCAACAACTTTTTGAAAGTATCGATACGACTCCAGAGGGAATGAAGTTTTTAGTAGACTGTCAATAA
- a CDS encoding RagB/SusD family nutrient uptake outer membrane protein, with protein sequence MRNILKYTLIFVLLLSTLSGCEDELLEQANPNAVTTDSFWKTAEDFDKATNALYSSLQFASVSGQGLVKNMVRSDLAGSEGWYPDVKYSNLIWNDASDNVVQRWSELYIGVYRANQILYYIQDVTFLTELEKESIIAQTRFLRGLNYFWLIQSYNQAIIHDVLPIEVADMHKPLSTREEVVSTMIIPDLTYAYDHLPKKWADNGDKGRFTWGAAAAMLGKTYLYEKDWTNAAMYFKEVIDAADNDGLYALVPNYMDNFTIENEFNSESILEVAYSDNYKEGASGARTDDLGTTPGSEGTSIASSFASITGAGGYNTCLPTYWLQELFVAGDSIDLNNPVNAGMRYSQRTFASIAVEFGDGDYYQAPLTPTATEKSKANFSYGQGSKVKKWTSWYYKDSEDTSTGARSGINFRHIRLADVYLMYAEAVLEKDGNTTEALKYIEKVRTRAGVLSLQHYMDNNGGMIPVLDKSRFANGLVQHDLVALTTESLLHHLRMVERPLELAFEGHRWYDLVRWGIIANTFTERKAEEDLIKALLLDPVTSVMLGAKFFPLYLNQRVRPDWVKPAANYNSSVHDYYPIPSIEVQSNREL encoded by the coding sequence ATGAGAAATATATTAAAATATACGTTGATTTTCGTACTCTTACTAAGTACGTTAAGTGGTTGCGAAGATGAATTGCTGGAGCAGGCAAATCCAAATGCAGTTACAACCGATTCCTTTTGGAAGACGGCTGAAGATTTTGATAAAGCTACAAATGCATTATATAGCTCACTGCAATTTGCTTCGGTTAGTGGGCAAGGGCTTGTGAAAAATATGGTTCGAAGTGATTTGGCAGGATCGGAAGGTTGGTATCCAGATGTTAAGTATTCTAACTTAATTTGGAACGATGCATCAGACAATGTGGTCCAACGTTGGTCTGAATTATACATTGGTGTTTATAGGGCGAATCAAATTTTATACTATATCCAAGATGTCACTTTTTTAACAGAACTTGAGAAAGAGTCGATTATTGCTCAAACACGTTTTTTAAGAGGCTTAAATTACTTCTGGTTGATTCAGTCCTACAATCAGGCAATTATTCATGATGTTTTACCTATTGAGGTTGCAGATATGCATAAACCACTAAGCACAAGAGAGGAAGTTGTTTCTACAATGATAATTCCTGATTTGACTTATGCTTATGATCATTTACCGAAAAAATGGGCTGATAATGGTGATAAAGGTAGATTTACATGGGGCGCGGCAGCAGCGATGTTAGGAAAAACTTATTTGTATGAGAAAGATTGGACAAACGCGGCTATGTATTTTAAAGAAGTAATTGATGCTGCAGATAATGATGGACTTTACGCATTGGTGCCTAACTATATGGATAATTTTACCATTGAAAATGAGTTTAACTCAGAGTCTATTTTAGAAGTTGCCTATTCAGATAATTATAAAGAAGGAGCTAGTGGTGCCCGAACAGATGATTTAGGGACTACTCCAGGATCGGAAGGGACTTCTATTGCCAGTTCGTTTGCTAGTATTACTGGTGCGGGTGGTTACAATACATGTTTGCCAACTTACTGGCTGCAAGAGTTATTTGTTGCGGGAGATTCAATTGATTTGAATAATCCGGTGAATGCAGGAATGCGTTATTCTCAAAGAACATTTGCATCAATCGCTGTTGAGTTTGGTGATGGAGATTATTATCAAGCTCCACTTACCCCTACTGCTACAGAAAAGAGTAAGGCTAATTTTTCTTACGGACAGGGTTCTAAAGTGAAAAAATGGACCAGTTGGTATTACAAGGATAGTGAAGATACCTCAACTGGTGCCCGTTCTGGAATCAACTTCCGTCACATACGTTTGGCTGATGTTTATTTAATGTATGCCGAAGCAGTACTTGAAAAAGATGGAAATACTACAGAAGCTCTTAAATACATTGAAAAAGTAAGAACCAGAGCAGGGGTATTGTCTTTGCAACACTATATGGATAATAATGGTGGAATGATTCCTGTTTTGGATAAATCAAGATTTGCAAATGGTTTGGTTCAACATGATTTAGTTGCTCTTACGACAGAATCCTTACTGCATCACTTAAGAATGGTAGAAAGACCATTGGAGCTTGCATTCGAAGGACACCGTTGGTACGATTTAGTACGCTGGGGAATTATAGCTAATACTTTTACTGAACGTAAAGCGGAAGAGGATTTAATCAAGGCTTTGTTATTGGATCCAGTAACGAGCGTTATGCTTGGTGCAAAATTTTTCCCATTGTATTTAAATCAGCGTGTACGTCCGGATTGGGTAAAACCTGCAGCGAATTACAATAGTTCAGTTCATGACTATTATCCAATTCCATCCATTGAAGTACAGTCAAATAGAGAGTTGTAA